ACTCGCATATGTCTGAAATAGTTTACCTTTGCTGTTATATATGTCTTAGTTGATCAGGAAACACTTTGGATGAATATGGTGTCATGATCATGAAACACTTTGGATGAATATGGTGCCATTTTTGTTGATGATAATTACTTTTGTTGCGTGTTTTGAATAGAAAATGTGATTAGCAGAACATCAACAATCTGTGATTggatcataatgttgattcttttgCTAGACAAGTTCGTTACTCTAAAACTGAAGACATCCAGTTTGCCGGTGACTTTTGTTGAGATGGGCATTTGAACAATGTCTGGAAGAAGAAATGTCGTGTCCCTTTTCATGGTAGTTTCACTTATTTCCTGTCAAAGAAAAAGTGTTAATTCTAGTTGTATGGTCAGCATTTTTCGCAACATGCACCCCACTATCCCAATACAAATTTATAGTGTTGACTTTGGACGCCCTGTAACACAAACAACAAGTGGCTGTCGCTGTAAATTTTATTTGAAATAACAAGTGTTTGTTCTACTTCTACCATGTCTGCTTATGTTTCCAGATACAAGTAAATGATCCACGAACAAGAGTGAAAGACGGCACCACCTGTAAATATATAGCATACCTTGGAAAAAAATTATCTTCAGGTTTTCTCCCGTTTTATAAACGAGTTTGTATCCCAGTTTTCACACAGGGCAAGGATATCAACCTCGAGCCTCCAAGAGAAACTGAAACCAACCCTGCCATTTGTCATTTGCTCCCTTCTCTGTATCAGGGACAGCGCCAGTGTTTATGAAGAGATAGATCTGATTAGAAGGAAGGTTTGGCTGTAGGAAGGTTTTCCGAACAGAAAGTGCTCCAGACGACTAAAAGAGTGTCGTTCACTTTCCAAAGTACTTCAGTCGATCAGTACAGTGTTTCAGCGTCATTTCTGAAACAAAAATTACAGAATGAAACATGCACCTTTGTGTTGCCGCACCCCTCTCATTTGCTTGCCTCACGGTGTCGTAGACGGCGCTGCTATTCAGGAGGAACGAGATTGTTACTCCCTTTGTTGTTCGCGGTTTAAAAGTGGATGGATGTAGGAGGGCACTCTTGTGCACATAAGGATGTTGCATAAATCTATGGGCACTCAGAATATCAGTAAGCTTGGGTCGCTCGCTTCTGAACATACATATGAATTCTGGCAGCCGGCTAGCAAGGAATCTATGGGCCAAAACCCACTTCTTTTCAGTTTCTGATTCTACAAACCTAGAACCAGCTGAGGAATCTGAAAAGAACTAGCCATATGTTGTTGAAGGCGCTGGTCACTGATGACCTGGTTAATTATGCCAGCACAACTACCATCTCCCTACATGAAATAACACATCCACAAGCAAAGAAAAAACCTTTTTCTGTATATTCCTTCTCTCCGCTAGATTGAGACAGAAGAGAGAGGGCTGTCGCTCAGGGAGATATTAGTACAATGCTGCCGTGAGGTTTAGCCCAATATATTTGTGTATATTCCTACTTTTATGTTTTTTTGGGTTGATTTTTTAAAGGGGTCTAGTGGAAATGTGACATGTACGGCTTAGCCCAATATACTAATCACGGCCCATTAGCCATCCGTGTCGCTGTAGGTTTAAATCCCCTCCCCCGCCCCCTAGGTTTCATCGCCCCCCTGCTCCGTGTTTGAcggcgctgccgccgccgccatgtcCACACCGCTGGATCGAATTCGCCCGTGGGAGGACGGACTCAAATCAACTCGGATCAGGTACGCAGAGCAGACATCGCCATGAATCGTCGCGACCTTCCTCTCCCTTCTTCACCCGATCCCCTCAGACCTCTTCTCCATCTCTCTGTGCAGGTCATCCTCTTCTCCTCCCAGCGGGAGCGAGACGGCGGCCGAGAGACTCACCGACGACCTCCTCGTCGAGATACTCTCGCGCGTGCCCGGCAGGTCGCTCTGCCGCTTCAAGTGCGTCTCCAAGCACTGGCTCGGCCTCATCAACGACCGCACCTACCGCCGGAAGCTCCCCCGGACCCTGACCGGCTTCTTCTTGAGGGACACCACGAAGGAGCAATTGGTACATCCAGTTCTTCCTTTCACCAATTTATCCGGGAGCCGCAGTCGCACCAGTCTCACCTTCCTGCCCAACGGCCGAAACACCTTTCTTTTGGACTGCTGCAATGGCCTCCTTCTCTATGACGTATCTTCCGATGGTTGCAAGCGCCGTTACGTCGTGTGCAATCCTGCCACGGAGGAAATGTGACATGTACGGCTTAGCCCAATATACTAATCACGGCCCATTAGCCATCCGTGTCGCTGTAGGTTTAAATCCCCTCCCCCGCCCCCTAGGTTTCATCGCCCCCCTGCTCCGTCTAACCCCCAccatgcgccattgctatttttgaattttgaatttggatctggatcgtgatttttttgcccattttttgctcggttttttttgctcgtttttttgcacgatattttttcaaattttgttctcgtttttgtatcttgtacgttcttttgccgtgttcttttgccggagaggagttcgccggagaggagggccgaggtcaccggagaggaggaggaggaggtcaccggagaggcgctcgcctacatcgccgaagaggaggaggaggaggtcgccggagaggagttcaccggagcaccggagaggaggaaggagaaaccgtgaggggaggggaggagaggagggaggaggagctcaccggagaggagggaggaggagatcaccggagaggagggaggagaaaccgtgaggggaggggaggaggaggtcgccggagaggaggagcaggaggtcgccggagaggaggaggaggaggtcgccggagaggaggagggtagtatggtggaggagagaagggaagatggagtggaggagagaaggagatggagtggaggagaggtggagtggaggagaagaatgaagaggtaaggaggagaggaccacgcccagccatatatacggcatagtaatggcgcaccgtgggcaggtgcgccattactaactttttttatttgtttgatttattttgaattttgaaggcgggaagatagtaatggcgcaccatgggcaggtgcgctattagtaagtttgaatttttttgcctctccagatcttaaaagccccgtatttttttttctgttaggtttttaaggattttaaaaatgtttaacggggttcccccggttaaattcggatgtaacttttcgagtagatgatttttcatataaaaaactttttcatccgagttcgtatgcaaaagttatgccgattttacaaattctcgagagattttgcaaaaaagtcgaaaattcatgtttgtaaattttacaactagaccacatatcacatgagaatcttattttcttttattttttttgacatttctatcattttctttattttttttaaaactgaaaaggcggtccggggggagggggcgggggtgtgtgcattcgggggaatgtttgggccaaattactaatggcgcaccgtgggactagtaatggcgcaccactcccacggtacgccgttagtagtttaaaaaataaaataaaataaaaatttgaattttttttgaaatataattactaatggcgcaccgtgggagtggtgcgccattactatttttttttcaaaactagtaatggcgcatcagggaatagtgcgccattactagttttgaaaaaataaaaaaaattactaatggcgcaccgtggatgtggtgcgccattagtatttgcacactaatggcgcaccaacacatgatgcgccattagtgtccatattggctatagctgtttttgtagtagtgtgGAGGCAAGGGAAAGAAGGTTTTGCCTTAATTATCTTGTGAGatgaaaaaaaaactaaaattgtTCTTGTTTCATCATAAACCCATTGCTATAGCTCATTTTACGGCATAATGCATTGTTGTTCAGGACTTTTATTCCCGGTCACAAGGGAGATTGAGAACAAGAAATTTTCCTTCGAATTATCAAGAGAATTTAGAAGGTTATCTTTTTTTCAGCTGTGTTAGGTCATTTTGCACGTGTCCATGTGTGACAAATTAAAGGAAGGCAACAAGCTGCTAATGCGGGCATGAGAAGGCCTTGAATGCGCCAGATTGATGAATTGCCGAGAGAGCTTCATTGTTTAGCCCATTCGGCAACCAACTGACAACCATTGGCTAACCGAAGTCCGGAGCCTAGTCGCAGTGCTTCAATACCGTTCCGCCTTATCGCTACGGCACCACCGCCGCCATGTCCATGCCGCTGGAATGCTCTCGCCCACGGGAGTAAGTCCAGTGTTGGAAATAATCCACACCTAGTCACGTTACTCACGCACTAATATGCTACAGTAGTTAATTAGGAGTATATAGCTATTCGGCGTGCCGTGTCCTGCTAGGAAAAGTTTTAATCAGGTCTAGTTTGTTCCAGGAGTAGTAGCTTGTCTAGGTTACCAGATCATGGAGTCCTTTGCTAAGTCACGTTGGGTATGCTCCTAGGTGTGTATATAAAGCACACCAGGGCTGTTGTTTTCTATGTATAGCCATCGCAAACTCCTTCACGGGTCGTCCTTCTTTGATTGTGCAGACCTTCCACTCCTCCCCACGGTGGCATGGCGGCCGAGAGACTCGCCGACGACCTGCTCATCGAGATACTGTCGCGCATTCCATTAAGGTCAGTGTGCCACTTGAAGTGCGTCTCCAAGGACTGGCTCAGCCTGATCGACCACCCCGATCACCGCAGGAAGCTCCCTCAAACCCTAGCCGGCTTCTTCTACACTCGGAGCGACAATGCGGAGTTGCCTATGGAAACAGAAGTCCGCTTAACCAGTGTCTTGGGGAAAAACTGCCCTCCGATAGACACCTTATTCGCTTTCCTTCCCAGCCATCGGCGCATCGATCTATTGGACTGCTGCAATGGCCTCCTCCTCTCTCGCTGGTACGACGTTTCGGCTCTTGGTGACGAGTTTTGTTACATCGTGTGCAGTCCTGCCATGAAGGAGTGGGTTTCGTTGCCCGATCGCAGCCATGAAAACAAGGTGGGCATAGAGCGTCTGGGTTTCGATCTGACCGTGTCTTCCCACTTCTATGTGTTTGTGTTACTAGAGGATGTCAACTTTAACGACTACCTTGCTGAAGTGGAAGTGTATTCATCGGAAACTAGGAGATGGATTTACAAGGAAATTGACTACCCAGCAGGAAGCACAATTCTTTTGTTCCTTCCTTTTTTTGGGCAGTCTACCGCTCTCTTCCTCAATGGCTGTTTGCATTTTTACTCCAACGGCAAAAGGTCACCCTTTTTTATAGGTGTGGTGGACACGGTGGGGGAAACATCGATGAATTTCCATATCCCCGCTCATTTGAATAAAGGTTTTATTCAGCACTCACAGGACTGCCTGCATTATGCCAAGTTCGAGAGAGGTGAAGGTGATGTGGTTCGACGAGTACTCTATGTTCTTGATGACTATGACCGCAAAGAGTGGAAATTGAAGCATAGTGTTGAAACTTCAGACATATTTGGAGGGACAAATGTTACTGATTCCGATTTGTTTGCGATTCATCCGGTCGATTTCCGTTGGGTTGCGATTCATCCGGATTATAAATTAATCTTCTTTACTGTGGAGACAGATTCCACATTAATGTGATATGATATGGACCGTCGGCAAGTCAAAGTGATCTGCAGTCTTGATGTCTATCTGCCACGCCTGCCATATGTGCCATTGTGTGCAGAGTTGCAATCACTGCACGCATGACATCAATACGAAATTCATTTCATGCATGACAACAATATGAAACCGCCGCTGTCTTTATAGAAAGATCTATGATAGAAGTCATTTTTTCATGCTATGGAGAAGTATCTTGTATGTCTGCTTGGATTTAGTTCTCGTTTTCTTGACTGATGTATGCACGCTTTTAGCAAAAGTCATGATCCATGACTGTCAGGCAACAGAAACTTGTATGTTCTATTTTAAGTCGGGGAAAAGCATAAGCATTTTATTGAGAAAGAACTGGCGAATGATCGCTTGTCTGCTACTAGCACATGTGTGAAATATTTTACCTTTGTTCATAGGTATGTGTTAGTTGATTGTGAAACTGGATAAATATGGTGTCTCCTCAGTTGATGCTAATTACTTTTGTTTGCTTTAAATATAAAATGTCACGAACAGAACATCAGCAAGCTGTTATGTGATCATAGAACTGAAGACGCCCGCTTTGGCAGTGGGTTTTGTTCAGGTAGGCATTTAAAAAAGGTCTGAAACAAGAAATGCACCGGTGTTCATGAAGCGATGGATCTGATTAATCAGAAGGAAGGTTCAGCCGTAAGAAGACACTCTCTGGACACATAGGATTTTTGTTTTCCTAACAGAAAGCGCTCCAGAAGACTGAAAGAGTGTGTTACAAGTAGTGCCGTTCATTTACCAATAGTTGTCTTTTCTAAACAAAATACTAAGTACTTAAATCAGTACAGAAAAAGTGGCGTCCATGGCCTTCAAGACATGATGAAAccagcacctttgagttgctgcGCCACTCTCCTCAGCTTACCTCGCGTCGTGGACGGACATCGCTCGTGTTCAGGAACAAGATTGTTCTCCCCTTTCTTGTTTGTGGTTTCAAGGTAGATCGATCGTAGGTAGGAAGGCACTCTTTTAGGATCCACACATAAGAATGTTGCATAGGGGCAATCACTTGTAGCCTTCAATTTTTAGCTCAGAATCTCGGTAAGCAGTAAGCTTTGGTTCGCTCGCTTTTGACCATACACATGAATTGCGGGCAAATGGCTAGGGAATTAGGGAATCTATGGGCCAAAACCCAGTTCTTTTCAGTTTTTGATTCTACAAACCTTGAACCGTCCGAGGAATCTGATAAGAATTGGTCATATGTTGTGGATGGCGCTGGTCGCTGATGATCTGCTTAATTAGGCCAGCACACATTCTTGCGTGGGCTTGCTAATCCACAGCCATACGATCAGTGAGCAACTAATGTTAGTTTTTCTCCCTTGGGATTCTACTGTGTTTGTCTTGCATTACGAGGAAGCATATTAGCGACTGATCTCATAATTACTGCTAATCTTTGATTTTTCTTAACTGAAGTGCGGATATCTAAACACAGGATAAAAAAGTCCCCTACATATTGTGTTGGGCTTACATCGGCCTGAACCTATATTAAAATTAAAACTGTACAACCAAGGTCCGTGATGCACCAAGGTGATGGGGTGGggaggaaaaaaggaagaaacaCAAAATTAAATCTCCATACAAAGGTGAAAGAACAGTGCACTCCAGTTTCGAACCAATGACTTGCAAGCTTCATCCCAGGAGCGGTTATGCCATTGCTCAATTAACTACTACTGTTAGTTTTTCTCTCTCGAGGTTCTACTGTGCTGGTCTTGCATGATTACAAGGAAGCATATTATGTACCGATCTCATATAATTGCTGCTAATCTTTTGATTCTTAACTGAAGTGAGGATCTCTAGAAACTCGATAAAAAAGAGTCCCTGTGAGTCCCATCATAGTTTTCAGAAATGAAAATGTTTCTTCTCTTAGCCGAGTAGCCACTTGACGGCCCATTCGCCAACGGAGAAGTAGAAAAAGCGAGAATACCATATTTTCATaaaatctcccccccccccccccccccccccccccgttgtCATATTTTTAACTCCGGGGTTCATCAGCCATGTCATTTCTTCCATAAAAAATCGGCGCCTTGTAGTCGAAGGGaacatctcctcccactgaacgaaCATCACGGGAAAGCCTGAAATAATACAGGAAAATGCGAGCACCGGTGTAAAGTCTGTGACTTGAACCCTGTGGGCTAGGGATATCGTTGTCCTCCTAGCCATTCAACAACAGGTTTCGCCTCCCAGGGAGAAATTAGCACAATGTTTCCGTGAGCCAACCCGTCTACCAGGGCAGTCGATGAGGGTGTGTGAGCTGCGCGACCGCGCTGGGCCCCCAAAAAAGTGGGAGCCACAAATCGCACTAATCTTCCGCTAATTACATGGCCATGTCTCGCACGATCTAACCGGCTACTAGTAATTTATTTCCTTCTCTAGGCACGTCCCCGCATCTACTTAGTTATCTCTCTGTATGCACCGGATTCTTTTCTATCTCACGCCCACACAACTGCTAACTGCACGCTCATTTATTTCGGGATCTGCCCGGTGATTGCATGCGTGAGAATTAGAGGAAATGAAATCATCACGCTCCATTTCTGGGGGCTTTATTTACTGTAGACCAACCAGGGGCAAATTAGAGAATCAAAGAGGTAGAAATCAAATACACCTAGTAATATTTCAGAATTACTAATGCACCTAATGATTTGACACGAGGTGGTATGACTTTTTAAATTTTTAGAGCCATACTTTATATTATGTGTCCATATCGCGTGAATGTGCGATCTGTAATACTCTAACTTAGCCCGATTTAGGCCATGCGATTGGCTGCTAATCATGCGAATTTATCACCGTAACACAACCCCCACGTGCAAAGATCATTGAGAGATGATGTCTCGGATAATTTATGTGGCGATGAGTGCGAATAGCGCGAATTTATAACCACAGTGCTACACAACCCGTTTATACTTCGTACTGGGGCCCCAAATTCCTAGGGACGGCCCTGCCGCCTACGGAGACTTCCACCGCCGTTGGAGGTTGTATGAAGTAAACCGTAAGACAAATTTATGCGGTAAGTAATTAAAGTTCTCTCGTCTCAAAGAAAATTAAGTGTCCCTAATTCTGTACGCTTCACCCCTCTTCCGCGATCTATCGACACCTTTCTTCTACTATCAGAGGACTGCTAGTTTATGTTCTTAAAGACTATGACCGCAAAGAATGGATACTGAAGCATAGAGTCGAAACTTCGCATTTGCTTGGAGGGCGATACATAGAATACCTTGATGAGGACTTCAAGTGGATTGCAATTCATCCAGAATGTGACTTTATCTTCTTCGCTGTGGCCAAGGAGGATATCACATTCATGCACTATGATATGGATAGTGGACAAGTTAATGTGATATGCAATCTTGAAGATAGCTAGCAGGCATATTTTCCGTATGTGCCACTATATGAAGAGTTACAATCGTTGCACAAGTGACGTCTTATGCATGCTATGATATGGATAATGGACAAGCTAAAGTGATCTGCAATCTTGAAGGCGAGCAGCCATATTTTCCATATGTGCCGCTATATGAAGAGCTACAATCGTTGCACAAGTGATGTCTTATTCATGCTATGGAGAAGTGGGCATGATATGTCTGCTTGAATTTGGTCCTCCTTTCTCTGATGGTTTGGAGCAATGCTGGTTCGTACTTGGGGAACTGCGGCTGGTTTCTTTCTCAGACTAGTTATTCAAAGTTTCAATGCACCTTCTTTTGTTTGTACTTGTTTTGTCTTGGTATACCAATGGTTCTGGACAACGGGAGATTGTGATACACTTTGGATGATAACATTATCACTTCTTTTGGTGCTATGTTTGTCCTGTCTTTTAAATAGGTTATTTTATTAACAGAACATCACAGCCTATTCTTACATTGGCCTTGTTATTCGGTTGGTAGCATAAGCACAACGTAATTCAACATTGGCCATATCTTGTCATGGCACGCCTATTCTTACTGCGCTTCCTTTCAAGGCGGAGAGATATGGTTAAAGATACCGAAAAGATGGCGTGCGACGTTCGTTGGCGAGTCCGCTACGCGGCCGACCTCGTGATGGCGAGACAGATCCGGTTCAACGACGGCGAACTGTGGCTCCGATCCGGGGCTCTCAGGATCGTCCTTCTCGATGCCACGGGCTGCACGGTGGATGCGCGCTTTCTCAAGGAAGGTGAGTTCGTCGATATTGGTGACATCGTCCCTTTTCTGTGCCATTTCGCGAGGGTTTTGGATAGGATTCCGGCGAACTCCGCGTTTTCCGGCGAGGATGCGTCGGTGCACATTGCGGGACCGTCGCGTACGAGGGCTAGGGCCACCGTGGTACACTGGCACGAACGCACGTCCCTGGGGGCGCGTCGCCACCCACCACCCGTGACAGATGGACCCGGGGTCCTCGGGCGCGCTCCGGTCCACCATGTCCCTGATGCGCGACACATGGGGGGAGAAGCATCCGACCGCCATGAGCGAGGCGGGCCTAGGGTTTCCGGGGGCGCCGCTGATATAAATCACGCGTCCGCCGCCCCTTCCCCCATTTTGGATCTGGACGAGGGTTTCGCTCACTTCTGGAGCGCTCCGCCTCCTGCCAGATCTAGGTTTCGTCCGTCCTTCACCTGGTGGGAAGGCAAGATCCATGGTGATAGTCGATCTTTCGCTCAAGTAGTCGCTTCTTCCCATCCCACAAATCCACCCGTTCcgcctagagctgttgagatgaGAGGAGAGGGCTTCGGTGCGGGCCGCCATGGCCGTGGGGCTGGTCGCTTCGACCGCGGTCGTGGCCGTGGATTCGACCACGTGTGGAAGCGCAAGCCGGAGGTGGTGCATTCGTCCTCAACCAGAGCATCTGGATCTGACGGGTTTGGATTCGACAAGTGGGATGAGGACGCCGGCGAGCGCCACGTCGCCAAGGTTCGTCAGTCCCGCTGGGATGGCAACATGGAGGCAGGACAGGAGCATGTCGGGGTGGAGGCGACGGGGAAGCTGACGGCCCCTTCCTCGCATAGGAGGCAGGGAGCCCTGGACAGCAACGACATGGATCCGCGCGCCCCCAGCAAGAACAAGGCCGCTGCGGGGGATCGAGATCTCCACACTTCCTCTGGTACTCATGCACCCTCTTCTGATGTTTGTCAGATTTGCAATACTCCTGGCCACTTCACTGCTAGATGTCCTCAAGCTCTTTGTGATCGTTGCAAAGAGATAGATCACTTATATGTTGTTTGCAATGAATTCTTTCCATGGGAATGCACCCGTGCGATGTGTGCTTTTCAGTCCAAATGGCAAGACTTCTTTTACATTCTTGATTTTGGTGTTGATAGGCAGCCTAGAGAGCGCATTTTCAATATTGTTGTCACTATAACTGAAGGGTCCGCTCCAACTAAAGATATTGAACATGAACTGA
This sequence is a window from Aegilops tauschii subsp. strangulata cultivar AL8/78 chromosome 7, Aet v6.0, whole genome shotgun sequence. Protein-coding genes within it:
- the LOC109777548 gene encoding F-box protein At5g07610-like yields the protein MAAERLADDLLIEILSRIPLRSVCHLKCVSKDWLSLIDHPDHRRKLPQTLAGFFYTRSDNAELPMETEVRLTSVLGKNCPPIDTLFAFLPSHRRIDLLDCCNGLLLSRWYDVSALGDEFCYIVCSPAMKEWVSLPDRSHENKVGIERLGFDLTVSSHFYVFVLLEDVNFNDYLAEVEVYSSETRRWIYKEIDYPAGSTILLFLPFFGQSTALFLNGCLHFYSNGKRSPFFIGVVDTVGETSMNFHIPAHLNKGFIQHSQDCLHYAKFERGEGDVVRRVLYVLDDYDRKEWKLKHSVETSDIFGGTNVTDSDLFAIHPVDFRWVAIHPDYKLIFFTVETDSTLM